The window GGAGGCCCTGGCCATGCTCCCGGTGGTGACCCCCCATCTCATCCTCACCGAGCTCGTCTTTCCGGATCATGACGGCTTCCGTTTCTGTCAGCAGCTGCGGGCGGCCACCTCCAGCCCTATCCTCGTGATCTCCGCAGTCCGCTCGAATCAGGACGTTGTGCGGGCCTTCGATATGGGGGCGGACGATTTCATCCCCAAGCCCTTCGCCCTGATCGAGTTGCAGGCGCGCATGCAGGCCCATCTGCGCCGGCAGGCCTGGCAGGGGCATCAGCGGGCGCTGACCTACTATGCGGACGATCACCTGGTCATCGATCTCAACCTGCAGGAGGTGCGGGTTCAGGGACAACGGGTTCGCCTCTCCCGGATCGAATACCGGCTGCTGGCTTGTCTGCTCCAGCACGCCGGCCGCGTCGTTCGTCATGAGACCTTGCTGCAGGCGGGTTGGGCGGATCAGGGCTGGGATCCTCATTACCTCAAGCTTTACATCCGACATCTGCGGAACAAGATCGAACCGGACCCCTCCCGCCCCCGATACATTGTGACGGTGTGGGGCGTGGGCTACCGCTTCTGCCCGCATCCCTCAAAGGCTTCCTCACAACCCCAGGACTTCCAGGAGGTTGAGCCATGAAATGTCTGGTCACGGGCGGGGCGGGCTTCATCGGCTCCCATGTGGTGGACGCGCTGATCGCCGATGGGCATGAAGTCGTGGTGGTGGACAACCTGAGCACGGGCCGACGGGAGAACCTGAACCCGCGGGCGCGCTTCTACGAAGTCGACATCCGCAGCCCCGCTCTCGCTGAGGTGTTCGAGCGGGAGCGCCCCGAGGTGGTCAACCACCATGCGGCCCAGATGAGCGTGCGGATCTCCATGGCGGATCCCATGTATGACGCGGACGTGAACGTGCTGGGCTCGCTCAACCTGATCCGCCTCTCCCTGCAGTATGGGGTGAAGAAGTTCATCTACATCTCCA is drawn from Thermoflexus hugenholtzii and contains these coding sequences:
- a CDS encoding response regulator transcription factor; amino-acid sequence: MVNGTRKEPARGGFNGDAALRVLVVDPSPEMRQLLQQALSAEPMRVYVASGPTEALAMLPVVTPHLILTELVFPDHDGFRFCQQLRAATSSPILVISAVRSNQDVVRAFDMGADDFIPKPFALIELQARMQAHLRRQAWQGHQRALTYYADDHLVIDLNLQEVRVQGQRVRLSRIEYRLLACLLQHAGRVVRHETLLQAGWADQGWDPHYLKLYIRHLRNKIEPDPSRPRYIVTVWGVGYRFCPHPSKASSQPQDFQEVEP